GGTGAGCCGCGCGCCCAGGTGAGCCCGGCCCACATCGGCGCGTATGGGGATGCCTCCGAGCCAGGGACCGAGACACCGGACGCAGGCACGGGCACCGAGCCCGACGCGGGAACAGGAACCCCCACGGATGCGGGCACGACGCCGCAGCCGGACGACGCCGAGAGTTCGGGTGGCTGCGCGGCCGCTGGCGCCAGCTTCGCCGGCCCACTGGCGTTCGCGATTCTCGGCATCCTGGGACGCCGGAGGCGAAACCCGGCGCGAGGCCAGTAGAGCCATGGGGAGCCTCGAAGTTCGAGGCTCCCACCACGGCGTCAGAAGACGTCGGGACGCGGAAGGACTTGCGCGGGATAGACGAGCACGTGTCCCCCTTCGCCGAAGAAGGCCGGGTCGTGGCTGGAATTCACCTGGGTGGGACCACTCACCGTGGCGATGGACTGCCCCATGGAGACCAGCGGCGCATTGCATCGCTGAGCGAACGCTGGAGCGTGCCTGGGGCAGGTCGCCCCTGCCATGTAAGGCTCAGAACATGGCGCGGGCGGGCCACCGCAGGTTGGGCAAGGCGGGCCCATGGGGAATTCCTTGCTACATTTCAGACACCAGTTGAAGCCAAGCGGAGGAGGCGCTGGGGGATAGGGATGTGCGAGGCAGGGCATGGTATTGGTACAGCCGACCACCCCACACTGCCACCTTTGCCAAGGGTAGCCGCACAGATGCCGCGCCTCGGTCGGACCGTGAGTCGGGCAGTCCCCGGGCGCGCTCCGCATCTTGTTACAGCCGACACACCACCGCAGTTCCTTGTCATGGGTGCAAAAGCCCGGCGCGGTCGCGTGCATGGCCGGATGGTCATCGCAGGAGTAAGCGCCATCCGTTACGCGAGCCACCGATGCGCACCGCTGACCATCGACGTTGAACACCAGGCCGGGCCGCGGGCCCCCAATCAAGGTGCACAGCTTCCCACGACCAATGGACATACCGAACGACGGGATGAGCTGGACCTGTACCCGAGGGTCGCCAGCCACGGCGCCAGGAGCCTGCGGCCCGAAGGGGGGAACGGGGCTGTTCCCCCCGTGATAGAAAAGGTCCAGCCGGTTCATGGCGTGGTCCAGGCAGACTTCCAGGCCCAGGGTGACGCCATCCACCGTGACCACTGAGCCGCCTCCGTCGCCCGACAGGTTGATTTCCGACCCGACGCGGTTCGGCCGGTTCAACCAGGTGGCTCCCAGCCCCACCCGGTTGGGGCTCGCCGCCGGTACGTCCGTGGAGCCTTCCGTGGGAAGCGCCAGCCTGTCCGTGGCGCCATGGATCTCGATACGCCGGCCCAAGCCCGTCGCGTCGAACCAGGCATTGGCATTGTGGGAGTTGGGTCCCACGAAATCGATGGCGGAGACGTACTCCTTGTAGACGGCGGCCCCTTTCAACCCCTGGCTGAGCAGTGGTGCTGGCCAGCCCTTCTGGACCATGACGACGTTGAAGACTTCCGTCGACCTGGGCTCGACGAGCTCCGCCGACCCGCTGGCGAAGCCCACCTTCTTGTTCGCAAGCGTGAGGCGGTATCGGCCCGCCCCCAGCGGCACACACCCTTTGATGTCGTCCTCTTCAGACCCCGTGCGCAGCTTCCACGGCGCAGCAGGCGCGGCGCCCGATGACGGAATGAAGATGCGAGAGCACACCCTGGAGTTGACCACGACCTCCGTGCAGGCCCCCGTCTGGTCAACGGTGTCAATCCAAGCCACGGGTTCGGACAAAACGATAGGGCCTGGAGCAAGGCCGCTCTTGCCGTCCACGGTGAGCTGGTACTCGCCGGGCGTGAGCGTCGTCGCGACGGCATTGAGTGCGTAGTTCTTCCCACGCTCACGCACCTTCCAGGTCGTGTCGGGAGGGCGCGAAAGCCTGACCTTGAGGACGTCATCCACGCCGGACGTATCGGCCTCGAGGAGGACCGAGTGGACCTCCCCCTCCCCACCATGCGTGAGCGGCGTCCCGGTGGGTGCCCCCGTCACCGCATCCAACTCCTCGTGCGGGAGATAGCCGATGGCGCTGCCAACCACGAAGAGCCAGTCTGCATACTCCAGCTTGTCCGTCTCCTGCCGGAGCTGCCGCGTGACGTCCCAGAGCTTCTCGACCGGATATCCACCGTCCTTTCCTCGGAAGTAGAACTCTGGCGCCATGAACAACTTGAGGACATTCTCCTCGGGACGTATGTGGCCATCCGCCGCCGCGAGCCGAATGGCATCCTTCATCACATCGCAGCGCGTCTGGATGTCGACGTCCGGGTCCGCGTCGCCCAGGTAGTCGATTCCGGGGCCAGGCACGCGAGGCTTCGTCCCCGGCTTGACGTTGAAGGCAATGAACTGCACCTGCGCATAGTCGAAGGCACGGACCTGGGTGGGCATCACGGCCAGCGCGAGGCCCTGCGGTTCGTCTTCGTCACTGTGCGCCTGGAGCTGCACCCGGTAGGGCAACTGGTCGCGGCGAATCGCGGCCTTGTCCCACGTCTTCCGCGCATCCTTCAGGAACTCGTAGCGTTTCCGGGTCCGGAGCTGCTGCTCGTCCAGGGGCGCGAAGAACACCACGTTGTCGTCCTTGTCCCAGACGACGAGTTGCCCCCGCTTGAGCTTGCCGTGGTCGCCTTGCAGCTCCCACGAGACACTCAGCGTGTCCTCGTCGAGCTCGGGGTCCGCGCCCTTGACGGGCTTCCAGCGTGGAGCGAACGGCGTCAGGAGGATTTTCGCCGCGTTGTCCCGGTCATCCTTGTAGTACCGCACCAGCACGTCATAGGGCGCGCAGCCGTGGTGGATGAAGGTCCCCGTGCCCTCCCGCTTCAGCACGCCCTGCGTGGCCTCGCTCTCCCCTTTCCAGTCCGGGAGCTGCTGGGCCACAGCGGGCGGCCGCCTGTCAGCGACCTCGTAGCATTTGCGCCGGCGAAACAAGTGCATGGAGCCCCCCTCCGTAGCATCCGTGTCGCAGGCCACCTGCCCGCCCTGAGGCGAAAGCGAGTGATACCCGTGGGCGTGGACCTCGAAGTCCACCTTGTCGGCACTGGAGGCGACACCTTCCAGCATGTACTCCGTTTCGCAGGTGCCGGAGGAAGGCAGGAACCACCGGGTGAGCTTGCGGATGGACACCGCCGGAGCAGGAAACCGTCGCCGCACCTGCACGGTGTGCGACGTGTCCAGGGCGAGCGGTGCGGCGGGCTTCCACGGCTCGGGTTTGTGAATGAAAGGCTTCGGTCCCAGCGCGGGGTCGAGCAGCGACGCGAGCGGGTCCGTCTCCGGACTGGCGCAACCCACGAGTTCGATCAGCGCGCGGTTGATTTCCGCCGGGACGAGGGTGCCCCAGTTGTAGAGGGCCACGTCGTTCAACCGGCCGGTGAGACCGTTCGTGTCGAGCAACTCACCCAGTGTCTGCCGGTGCGTCACATCAATCTTGTTGGAGTCCGACCGGCGGGCGAAGACAGGAGGCATGGACGCCCTCCGTTACGGGTTCAAGGCCATGAACTCGAAGACTTCGGGGGCGCCGTCGTCCTCGAGTTCGAGTGCGTCGAGCGTCAACGCGGTCTGAGGTCCATTCACCAGGGGAATGTCCTCACTGACGCCCTGGTCGAGCACCCACTCCTTTGGCGAGGCACTCGGCGGCCATTGGACGGTGACGTGCGGCCGGTCGATGGGCGCCATCGTCCCGTCGGGCTGCTGGAGCTGGACGGCGAGCTTGAGCTGTCCCAGTTGCTGGACCTGGTAGTGGAAGCGAAACCGGCCCGCGGGGATGTTCAGCACAGGTGCGGCGTCCAGCAACTGGCCCGTGGCGGAATAGAGCTGGAACTTGCCGCCTCCCGCGAAGCGCAGGGCGAGCGGATAGGGCCCGGGCACCAGCGGCTCCCCGCTCCATCCCGCCAGGCCCGAGGTCCCCGTGGCCTGTGCCAGGGGATGGGCATCCCCCAGCGTGAGTTCCACGCCGCTGACACCCGCGGCATCGTGCTTCCATTGAAGCAGGAACTCGGGGCGCGCCCCCACTTCGACAGGGACCAGGCACACCGGGCAGGTGTTCAAGATCACCGGCTGCTCCCGGGCCCCTGGATTCAGGAGCAGGTCGTCCACCGCCGAGAGGCCATCCACCGTGACGGTGTAGGTCCCCGCATCCAAGGGCAGGAACCGAGCCACGCCATCGCCTTGCGTCGCGGCCGTCATGTCATTCACGGCGTAGCGCAGGACGCGGCCCTTGGGCTGCATGGCCTTGTTGCGGTGCGGATCGTACACGGGGGAATGAGCCGTATGGCACGTCCCGACAGCGACACCTGGACCTGCCCCAGCATCTCCTGGGTGTCTGTCCGATAGACGAGCACCAACAACCCCGTCCGGTGCTGGACACAGGGAAGCGTCGAAGTCCCCACGACGGTCGACGCGGTCTTCTCCGCGGCCTTCAGGGCGGCGGCGAGATTCATCCTTCCCCCTGGCGCGCCTGAGCCAGCTCCAAACGCGCATAGATGAGATTGAGCTTCTCGGAAGCCGGCCGCTGAGCTTCCGTGAGCAGGTCTCCCATCCAGCGGGTGGCTGGCGCCTTCTCGAACCCGGGCCCGAATTCGATGAACAAGAAGACGTACAACGTCACCTCCCGGGCGTCCGTGATGCCGTGACGCTCGGCATGGGCGATGCCATCCTCCACCGCGCCGCGCAGGGCCCTCGCATCCTGGAGTCGCACGTCTCCGGGAAACACCGAGGGCAGGCTTTGGAGCGTCTCCGCGAAATAGAAGCAATTAAAGAAAAATCAATACTCTTGGAATGCCACTTCCAGCCTGCCTTGCTGGAGGGCTTCGCGCCGGGACTACAGTGCGCGGCCATGACAACCCGATTCCACCTGCGGTCCCTCTCCATAGGCCTGGTACTGTTCCTGGCGGGCCCCGCAGGCAGCGTCTCCGCCGCACCGAAGGTGACCATCAGCGACATCCAGGCCCAGGTCTACGACCGGCAGCAGGGCGCCGTCGTCGCGATGGATGCGGCTTCCGACCCCTACGGGATGAACGTGGACGCCTTCATCGTCGTGAAAATCCAAGGGACCTATGAGGGTGACGCGCCGCTGAAGCTGAAGCTGCTGGTCAGCGCGCCCAAGGAGTCCTCCGAAGCGGCGGGTGACCGGCCTGCCTGGAAGGTGACTCAGACGCGCGACCTGGCGGTGCTCACGGAGAATGGCGTCACGCAGGTGCCCTTCATCCTCCCGTACCACTGCGCCTCCACGGTCAAGGTGACGGCCACGCTGACGGGCGGCGGACTCAAGGCCAGCAAGACGCTCGACACATCCTTCCCCTGCGCCGAGTAGCCCGTATGCTCGGGGCGTGAGGTGGATGCGTCAGGCAGGACAAGCGTGGGGCCCGGGGCCCTGGAGGATGGCACTCGCCAGTTCCTCCCGGTGGCAACCGAAGGAGCCTTCACGAGCGAGGCAGCGCCACCGAAGCGTCTTGGCCCTGGCGCGTGTCTCCCGCGCCTTCGAGTTTCCCCGCACGATTCTGCACGTCGCGAAGTCCGCCAGTGGTCCCATCATCGTCAGTGAAGACGACGAGGGCCGCCGCTACCTCCAGTTCGGGTGGATTGGCGCCTTCCAGAGCGCGATGTGGCCGGGCTTCCCTCTGCGCCTGGAGCTGGACTACACGCGAGCGGTGGTGGCGACGCTGGCCTTCGTGCCCGAGCCCTCGCGCCTGCTCGTCGTGGGACTGGGAGGTGGCACCATTCCCACCTTCCTCCGCGCGGTGCTCCCGCATGCGCACATCGACGCGGTGGAAATCCAGCCCCAGGTGCTGGACATGGCCCGGCGCTACTTCGACTTCCGCGAGGACGAGGCCCTGCACGCCCATCTCGCGGACGGGCGGCGTTTCATCGAATCACCCGGGGCGCCGTATGACGTCATCATCCTGGATGCCTACGGCACGCGAAGCATCCCGCCGGCGCTGGCGACGCAGGAGTTCCTGCGGGCCACGCAGGCCAGGCTGACGCCGGACGGGGTGGTGGTGGGCAACGTGCTCCGGAAGTCAGGCCGGCCCGGCTCACTGATGGACCCGCTGTGGCAGGCCAGCTTCCCGCAACTCTACGCCTTCGACGTGCAGGCGTCGGACAACCGCATCCTCGTGGGGCTGCCCCATGCGCGCAGGCTCCTCCGTGCGAGATTGCTGGCACGCGCCGGGCAGCTCGCGCGCAAATGGGGCGTGCCCTTCAACCTCCGCGCACGGGTGGCCCGCCGCGTGAGCGGCAGCCGCGGCCCTGCGAACAGCCACGGCTGACGCGCAGGTGTCGACTGACGTCGAAGACGCCAGCGCCCCAGCGATTTCCACATCCAACGACGCGCGCACCGTGCCGTGGAAGACAGAGTCCGCCAGCCCATCGTGCGGGGGCTCAATCGTCACCAGCAGGCCAGTAAAGCCGAAGCCGAGCGCAAGCACTACTCAAGAACAACATATCCAGAATTAACTGCATATTGCGCACTCCTGACAAACTGTGCAGATTCGAACTGTGGGGCTTGAAGCCAAACAAACCCACAGTTGGTCCTCAAATCAAAACCATGAGCGCAGCGGCCTCCAGCACGCCCCGAACGTGAGAACATCCATGAATAGGAAACCTGACGTCTACACACTCATCCTGACATCCTGGGCCGCCCTGGCCGTCGGATGTGGCACGCCCAGCGAGCCTCCCACCTCCACGGCGTCCACGGAGGCTGGCTTCACAGCCCAGGTTGAGGAGGCGAACGAAGTCTCCGAGGACGTATCCACAGAAGGGCTCGACACCGCGTTGTCCAGCTCAGCCACGGTCCTGGGGCGCTTCTCGCGCTACTGCGGCAAGGTCAACAGCCACCAGTCTCCTGGGGGCACCTGGACGGCGGACCCCGACTGCACCTCGGGTTGCAACATCGGCGGCCTCGCCTACTGCCAGAAGTTCTGGCCGGGCTCCACCGCCATCCGTCAGGTCGCCGTCTCCTCGAAGCCCAACAACGCCTGGCGGACGGCTGGCTGTGGCGTCATCGTCGACGACTACGACGGCACCGACGAGTTCGAATGTACCGTCGAGCCCTACTGCGGCGACGGCATCTGTCACACCGACAATGGCGAATCGCCGTCGACCTGCGCCGCCGACTGCGGCACGTGCGGAGACAACGTCTGCAACAACGGTGAGAACTACATCGTGTGCTCGGAAGACTGCGGCCCTTCGAGCGCCTGCGGGGACGGTGCCTGCAACAACGGCGAGACGCACGCCACGTGCGCCGCGGACTGCGTGGCCCCCGCCCTGGTAACGACTCCAGACTTCCCGACTGGCGTGCTCCAGTTCGCGACGGAAGAGGCCTTCAACTCGCTCTACCATGCCCTCGAGGCCACGCCCGCGGCCGCGTCTTCGCTGCCCAACGGGTTCAA
This genomic interval from Myxococcus xanthus contains the following:
- a CDS encoding spermidine synthase, whose product is MALARVSRAFEFPRTILHVAKSASGPIIVSEDDEGRRYLQFGWIGAFQSAMWPGFPLRLELDYTRAVVATLAFVPEPSRLLVVGLGGGTIPTFLRAVLPHAHIDAVEIQPQVLDMARRYFDFREDEALHAHLADGRRFIESPGAPYDVIILDAYGTRSIPPALATQEFLRATQARLTPDGVVVGNVLRKSGRPGSLMDPLWQASFPQLYAFDVQASDNRILVGLPHARRLLRARLLARAGQLARKWGVPFNLRARVARRVSGSRGPANSHG